A portion of the Nitrospira sp. genome contains these proteins:
- a CDS encoding MFS transporter, with protein MRFTPRRDVAQAGTTDLTPSIRWILAGLSLSMLLSSIGTSIANVSLPTLAQAFDASFQQIQWVVIAYLVTITTMIVSVGRLGDMTGRRRLLLIGISVFTVTSIVCGVAHTLWLLIAARAAQGLGAAIMMALTMAFVGETVPKSQVGSAMGLLGTMSAIGTALGPSLGGMLISEFSWRTIFLINLPLGLLIFLLAYRFLPVDRPRQQVDRLGFDHAGTLLLALTLAAYTLAMTMGRGSFGPRNLALLVAALLGAGLFLFAETRAASPLIRLTMFRNPLLSASLIMSALVSTVMMATLVVGPFYLSRTLGLNAALIGLVLSVGPLCAALTGVPAGRLADRLGPQRMTVLGLLGIAAGAFLLSVLPATLGIYGYTAPLIVITVGYALFQTANNTAVMTDTRPEQRGVVSGLLNLSRNLGLITGASVMGAVFAAAASTIDLTTAPPDAVATGMRVTFAVATFLILLALAIAVATYRRDVYDWVVAPTTES; from the coding sequence ATGCGATTCACGCCAAGACGAGATGTGGCACAAGCAGGAACGACGGATCTGACACCTTCGATTCGGTGGATACTCGCCGGCCTGTCGTTATCCATGTTGTTGTCCTCGATCGGGACGAGCATCGCCAATGTGAGCTTGCCGACGTTGGCACAGGCGTTCGATGCCTCGTTTCAACAGATCCAGTGGGTCGTCATCGCGTATCTGGTGACCATCACCACCATGATCGTCAGCGTGGGTCGGCTCGGCGACATGACCGGTCGCCGACGGCTCCTTCTGATCGGGATCTCTGTGTTCACCGTCACTTCTATTGTCTGCGGTGTGGCTCACACGCTCTGGCTGCTGATTGCCGCCCGCGCGGCGCAGGGTCTGGGAGCGGCCATCATGATGGCCCTCACCATGGCATTTGTCGGTGAGACGGTTCCCAAGTCACAGGTCGGCAGCGCCATGGGACTGCTTGGCACGATGTCTGCGATCGGCACCGCACTCGGCCCATCGCTCGGCGGCATGCTGATCTCCGAATTCAGTTGGCGGACAATCTTCCTGATCAACCTGCCGCTGGGTCTGCTGATTTTTCTTCTCGCGTATCGATTCCTACCCGTTGATCGTCCGCGACAGCAAGTTGATCGGCTCGGGTTCGACCATGCGGGTACGCTGCTGCTTGCGCTGACGCTTGCCGCTTATACGCTCGCCATGACAATGGGACGCGGCAGCTTCGGGCCGCGCAACCTGGCGCTGCTGGTGGCCGCCCTACTTGGAGCCGGCCTCTTTCTGTTTGCCGAGACAAGGGCTGCATCACCCCTGATCCGATTGACGATGTTCCGCAATCCTCTGCTGAGCGCAAGCCTTATCATGAGCGCACTCGTCTCGACGGTGATGATGGCGACGCTGGTGGTCGGGCCGTTTTATCTTTCGCGCACGCTCGGGCTCAACGCGGCGCTTATCGGACTGGTGTTGTCGGTGGGCCCTCTTTGCGCCGCGCTGACCGGTGTGCCGGCCGGTCGCCTTGCGGACCGCCTAGGCCCCCAACGCATGACCGTCCTTGGGCTTCTCGGAATTGCCGCCGGGGCCTTCCTCCTGTCCGTACTACCGGCGACGCTCGGGATCTACGGCTACACTGCCCCCCTCATTGTCATCACCGTCGGTTATGCACTGTTCCAGACTGCCAACAATACCGCCGTCATGACGGATACTCGTCCGGAGCAGCGGGGCGTCGTGTCCGGGCTGCTCAACCTCTCCCGCAATCTCGGGCTGATCACCGGGGCTTCCGTCATGGGGGCTGTGTTCGCAGCCGCGGCATCGACGATCGACCTCACAACGGCGCCTCCCGATGCCGTTGCCACCGGCATGCGGGTCACATTCGCAGTCGCGACGTTTCTGATCCTCCTCGCGCTCGCCATCGCCGTAGCAACGTACCGCCGTGATGTGTACGACTGGGTCGTCGCTCCGACAACAGAGTCATAG
- the pyk gene encoding pyruvate kinase, with protein MQKTRIICTIGPATESYEMLHKLYEAGMSIARLNMSHGDHESHAKVIQHIKSLNRKVKFPIPILLDTQGPEIRTGDLSNELDLRQGDIVSVTTRGPMNVEESSIHINYADLLEAVKVGDRITVDNGLINFEVLEKHERHMQCRVLDGGLLKSKRHVNLPGVRVNLPSITQKDIKDILFGLERDVDFIALSFVREAGDIQQLKTLMGDKVGRVKIVAKIEDQEGVRNLDSIIKESDGIMVARGDLGVEINLEDLPNVQRTIVRLCAEYGKRVIVATHLLESMIHNPHPTRAEVTDVANAIYEEADAVMLSGETTVGKYPVKCVEFLRRIALKSETIPGLQFAKHLRNTENKQQLAAAAVQLAEGVKAKGIVVITRRGIMADLVANCRPFAVNIYAFTNMSQPRRTMMLNRGVLPFKIDFSSDPEKTLQTAFRILKDREDFKVGDKVVIISDVLAQQRVDSIQIRDVPPDDLIPSDTTSATH; from the coding sequence ATGCAAAAGACTCGCATCATCTGCACCATCGGCCCCGCCACAGAATCCTACGAGATGCTGCACAAGCTCTACGAGGCCGGGATGAGTATCGCCCGTCTCAACATGTCCCACGGCGACCACGAGTCTCACGCCAAAGTCATCCAGCACATCAAATCCCTCAACCGGAAGGTGAAGTTTCCCATTCCCATTCTCCTGGACACGCAAGGTCCGGAGATCCGCACCGGCGATCTCTCCAACGAGCTCGACCTGCGGCAGGGCGATATCGTCTCGGTTACCACACGCGGGCCGATGAACGTCGAGGAAAGCTCCATCCACATCAACTATGCCGACCTGCTGGAGGCGGTCAAGGTCGGAGACCGGATCACCGTGGACAACGGGCTGATCAACTTCGAGGTGCTGGAGAAGCACGAACGTCACATGCAGTGCCGCGTCCTGGACGGCGGACTTCTGAAGAGCAAGCGCCATGTAAATCTCCCCGGCGTCCGCGTCAATCTCCCGTCGATCACGCAAAAAGATATCAAGGATATCCTTTTCGGTTTGGAGCGGGATGTGGACTTCATCGCCCTGTCGTTCGTGCGCGAGGCCGGAGATATTCAGCAGCTCAAAACGTTGATGGGCGACAAGGTCGGGCGGGTGAAAATCGTCGCGAAGATCGAGGATCAGGAAGGGGTCCGGAACCTGGACTCCATCATCAAGGAGTCGGACGGCATTATGGTCGCGCGTGGAGATCTCGGCGTGGAAATCAACCTGGAGGACCTACCGAACGTCCAACGCACGATCGTGCGGCTCTGCGCGGAGTACGGCAAACGCGTGATCGTGGCGACCCATCTCCTGGAATCCATGATCCACAACCCGCATCCGACCCGGGCCGAAGTCACCGACGTCGCCAACGCGATCTATGAGGAAGCCGATGCCGTCATGCTGTCCGGCGAAACCACGGTGGGAAAGTATCCGGTGAAGTGTGTCGAGTTTCTCCGGAGGATTGCGCTGAAATCCGAAACGATCCCCGGCCTGCAGTTTGCGAAACACCTGCGCAACACGGAAAATAAGCAGCAACTGGCGGCGGCGGCGGTCCAACTCGCCGAGGGGGTCAAAGCCAAAGGCATCGTCGTGATCACCCGGCGAGGCATCATGGCCGATCTCGTCGCAAACTGCCGCCCGTTCGCCGTCAACATCTACGCCTTTACCAACATGAGCCAACCGCGACGGACCATGATGCTCAATCGTGGCGTCCTCCCCTTCAAGATCGATTTCAGTTCAGACCCCGAAAAAACATTACAAACGGCGTTTCGAATTCTGAAGGACCGCGAAGATTTTAAGGTTGGCGACAAGGTCGTCATCATCTCGGACGTCCTCGCCCAACAACGGGTCGACTCGATTCAGATTCGCGATGTTCCCCCGGACGACCTCATTCCGTCTGACACAACTTCAGCGACTCACTGA
- a CDS encoding dihydrofolate reductase family protein → MTTQYYTASSLDGFIATLDDSLDWLFPLGDINETGYPSFIKAVGALAMGSATYEWMLRHVINVTGREPVAWPYAQPTWVFSRRRLPPVEGTDIRFVSGDVRPVHADMKKAARGRNVWLVGGGELVGQFYDAGLLDELIVQVGSVTLGSGKPLLPRRITSPSLILESVRAIGPGFAELRYRVPRG, encoded by the coding sequence ATGACCACCCAGTACTACACGGCCTCAAGCCTCGATGGATTCATCGCGACGCTCGACGATTCTCTCGACTGGCTCTTTCCCCTTGGCGATATCAACGAGACGGGGTATCCGTCCTTCATCAAGGCGGTCGGCGCCTTGGCAATGGGGTCTGCCACCTATGAGTGGATGCTGCGCCACGTCATCAACGTTACGGGGCGTGAACCGGTCGCCTGGCCCTATGCTCAGCCCACCTGGGTGTTCTCAAGGCGTCGTCTTCCCCCCGTGGAAGGTACAGACATCCGATTTGTAAGCGGGGACGTTCGCCCGGTTCATGCTGACATGAAGAAAGCGGCGCGTGGCCGGAACGTGTGGCTGGTCGGGGGAGGCGAACTGGTCGGGCAGTTCTATGACGCCGGACTCCTCGACGAACTGATCGTGCAGGTTGGTTCGGTCACCCTCGGATCAGGCAAGCCGCTCCTGCCGCGCAGGATCACGTCGCCTTCCCTCATCCTTGAGTCGGTTCGTGCGATCGGGCCCGGCTTCGCTGAGTTGCGATACCGTGTTCCGCGTGGGTAG